In Synergistetes bacterium HGW-Synergistetes-1, the genomic window CAGAAGAACTTGTATTGGTAATGTCTCACGGTCTCCTCCATCTAATAGGGTATGATCATTATGATATAGATTCAGAGGGTAAAATGTGGATGGAGCAGGATAGAATGGTCGAACAGTTTTTTAAGGAAGAAGGTGCCGGATATGAAATATCCTGAAGAGAGAGGCTTTGACGCAAAGTCCCTTTTGAATGAAGCAAAGAGGGCAGGGAGCTATGCATATGTGCCTTACTCCTCTTTTCCTGTAGGGGCAGCTATACTCTTTGAAGATGGAAGCGTAGTATCCGGATGCAACGTTGAAAACGGCAGTTTAGGGCTGTCAATATGCGCGGAGAGAAACGCGATGACGACCGCAGTAGGGGAAGGCCGTCTCAAGCCTGTAGCGATCGCTGTTGCTGGCGGTATTGAAGGAAAGATCTGTCCCCCTTGCGGAGCTTGCAGACAGTTTCTTTCGGAGTTCAACAGCGATATGTCTGTCGTGCTTGAAGAGGATGGAAGACCGGTGATCTACAGGCTTAGCGATCTGCTTCCGCTGCAGTTTAAGTTCTCCGGGAAAGGAGAGACTAAAAATGATAAATAATAATATTAAAAATGAAGATCAGGAGTACAGATGCGGTTTCGTTGCGCTTCTTGGACGTCCTAACGTTGGCAAATCTTCAATAATCAATACCCTCTTGAAGGAAAAGGTCGCAGCTGTCTCATCCAAACCTCAGACGACGAGGAATGCGATACGATGCATATTGACCACGGGGAAGGAACAGATCATATTTGTTGACACTCCAGGAATACATAAACCTAAGCATGTGCTTGGGGACTTTATGGTGAAAGAAGCGTCTAAAACCCTTTCACAGGTCGATCTGATCTGCTTTGTAGTTGAAGCGGGGGACCGTATGATCGGAGAAAAAGAAGAACTTATATTGGAATTCCTTTCCAATTGCAGCGTCCCGATAGTTTTGGCCGTAAATAAGATCGACAAGTTTTCTGACCAGGAAGTTTTCTGGAAGACTGTGGAAATGTACGAGACGAGGATCACTCCTGCCGCTGTAATCCCGCTTTCTGCAAAAAAAGGAACAAACATGGATGTGTTTATCGAGACTTTAAGCGGAATGCTTCCTATGCAGCCTCCAATATATCCCGCGGATATGCTCATGGATGCAACTGAACGATTCCTGGCTGCTGAGGTGATAAGGGAAAAAATATTGAATTTTACCGATCAGGAAGTTCCCCATGGAACTGCCGTTGTGGTAGAGGAGTTCAAAAGCCCTGAAGAGTACCCGGAGCTTAAAACCTGTGAGATCAGAGCTACGATAATAGTTGACCGTGAAGGGCAGAAGGCGATAATAATCGGAAGGTCCGGAGCAAAGCTTAAAACGATAGGAATGGCTGCAAGGAAAGAACTTGAAGAGAAATTTGGTTATCCGATATATCTCCAGCTTTGGGTAAAGGTCAAGCCGGGTTGGAGAAAGTCACAGGAAGAACTGCGACGGCTGGGGTATAGTTTTTGATATCTTCGTTTG contains:
- a CDS encoding GTPase Era, which produces MINNNIKNEDQEYRCGFVALLGRPNVGKSSIINTLLKEKVAAVSSKPQTTRNAIRCILTTGKEQIIFVDTPGIHKPKHVLGDFMVKEASKTLSQVDLICFVVEAGDRMIGEKEELILEFLSNCSVPIVLAVNKIDKFSDQEVFWKTVEMYETRITPAAVIPLSAKKGTNMDVFIETLSGMLPMQPPIYPADMLMDATERFLAAEVIREKILNFTDQEVPHGTAVVVEEFKSPEEYPELKTCEIRATIIVDREGQKAIIIGRSGAKLKTIGMAARKELEEKFGYPIYLQLWVKVKPGWRKSQEELRRLGYSF
- a CDS encoding cytidine deaminase, producing the protein MKYPEERGFDAKSLLNEAKRAGSYAYVPYSSFPVGAAILFEDGSVVSGCNVENGSLGLSICAERNAMTTAVGEGRLKPVAIAVAGGIEGKICPPCGACRQFLSEFNSDMSVVLEEDGRPVIYRLSDLLPLQFKFSGKGETKNDK